A region from the Sebaldella sp. S0638 genome encodes:
- a CDS encoding SDR family oxidoreductase, whose protein sequence is MSETVLITGASSGIGKAFAFKYAKMGKNLILTARSKDKLDKMKEEIKKKFSVDIKVFIKDLSKEYSAKELYEEIKNNNLQVDILINNAGFGTSGKFHEKEFSSQHGQIILNCLSLADLTYFIVKEMAERKSGTIINVASTVAFQAVPYMAVYGATKAFVLSFSEALHQEYKEYGIKVTAICPGATETGFFDTAGPVGLGKYRTADMVTETAIKAAGKNKQFAVDGIKNYMVTLLSRFLTRKKTTEISGKILKKSLNAL, encoded by the coding sequence ATGAGTGAAACAGTATTGATTACAGGGGCTTCATCAGGAATAGGGAAGGCATTTGCCTTTAAGTATGCAAAAATGGGGAAAAATCTTATACTTACGGCAAGATCAAAAGATAAACTTGATAAAATGAAAGAAGAAATAAAGAAAAAGTTTTCTGTAGATATAAAAGTGTTTATAAAAGATTTGTCTAAAGAATATTCAGCAAAGGAATTATATGAGGAAATAAAGAATAATAATTTACAGGTGGATATATTAATTAATAATGCAGGATTTGGGACAAGCGGAAAGTTTCACGAAAAGGAATTTTCGAGCCAGCACGGTCAAATTATACTTAACTGTCTTTCACTGGCAGATCTTACTTATTTTATTGTAAAAGAAATGGCTGAAAGAAAAAGCGGGACTATAATTAATGTTGCATCAACAGTTGCTTTTCAGGCTGTTCCTTATATGGCGGTATACGGTGCGACAAAGGCTTTTGTTCTTTCATTTTCAGAAGCACTTCATCAGGAATACAAAGAATATGGAATAAAAGTAACAGCAATATGTCCTGGTGCAACTGAAACAGGTTTCTTTGATACAGCGGGGCCTGTAGGACTGGGGAAATACAGAACAGCAGATATGGTAACAGAAACAGCCATAAAGGCGGCAGGGAAAAACAAGCAGTTTGCGGTAGACGGAATAAAGAATTATATGGTTACTTTATTATCAAGGTTTCTAACAAGAAAGAAAACTACAGAGATATCCGGAAAAATACTGAAAAAATCTCTTAATGCTTTGTAG
- a CDS encoding MerR family transcriptional regulator, giving the protein MTVKEVSELLKIPVSSLHYYENENLINPERDKNNYRIFTQEDIMKIKCILILKNLNFSILKIKELVTLYENCEAENESRVLIEKIYGEQIREMERKRDEYTNTINLFKTILLFEKPEDGKEKEADKLIEKIYSTYIEKEGIE; this is encoded by the coding sequence ATGACAGTAAAAGAAGTAAGTGAATTATTAAAAATACCGGTTTCAAGCCTTCATTATTATGAAAATGAAAATCTGATAAATCCTGAGAGAGATAAAAATAATTACAGAATTTTTACTCAAGAGGACATAATGAAAATAAAATGTATCCTGATATTAAAAAATTTGAATTTTAGTATACTAAAAATAAAAGAACTTGTTACTTTATATGAGAATTGCGAAGCAGAGAATGAAAGCAGAGTTTTGATAGAGAAAATATACGGGGAACAAATCAGGGAGATGGAACGAAAAAGAGATGAGTATACAAATACGATTAATTTATTTAAAACAATCCTGTTGTTTGAAAAACCGGAAGACGGGAAAGAAAAAGAGGCGGATAAGCTGATAGAAAAAATTTACAGTACATATATAGAGAAAGAAGGGATAGAATGA